In the Ferrimicrobium sp. genome, one interval contains:
- a CDS encoding glucose-6-phosphate dehydrogenase: MTTPETSTANSTRKISTGRARTASATAQTVDIFVIFGISGDLAKKMTFPSLYRLEESHKLKCPIIGVAMDDWTTQSLVEHMRTSITNTIDDPDQAVVDRLAARLSYLRGNFTADDTYDQLAKMMGAAKRKLYYLEIPPTLFAPVVLAVAKNGLAENAFFLIEKPFGHDLASAKELNDQLHAVVDESQILRIDHFLGKQPVLDLFYLRFANAILEPLWNRDHVSAIHVNMTEDFGVEDRGAFYDPVGALRDVVQNHLLQVLALVLMEAPSERGDQALWDRKADVFKAMATVDPSQVIRGQYEGYQTVPGVRSGSTTETYIALRLAVNSWRWEGVPIFLRAGKALAATATEVRLIFRHPPKLTSLDLPTHVAPNQVILRIDPEPGLRMSLFSKGADSTGVDQVHLDLPFAKELGRAPEPYQLLFGHALEGNHALFTREDVVEETWRVLDPIVHSGSKPATYQRGTWGPVEADALVRGHLGWQEPWID; the protein is encoded by the coding sequence ATGACAACACCAGAGACCAGCACCGCAAACAGCACACGAAAGATCTCGACAGGACGCGCCAGGACGGCATCTGCGACGGCGCAAACGGTCGATATCTTCGTCATCTTTGGCATCAGCGGTGACCTGGCGAAAAAGATGACATTTCCGTCCCTCTACCGTTTGGAGGAGAGCCACAAGCTCAAATGTCCCATCATCGGAGTCGCGATGGATGACTGGACGACGCAGTCGCTGGTTGAACATATGCGGACCTCCATCACCAACACAATCGACGATCCAGACCAAGCGGTCGTCGATCGTCTCGCGGCACGCCTGTCCTACTTGCGCGGCAACTTCACCGCTGACGACACCTATGACCAGCTTGCCAAGATGATGGGGGCTGCAAAGCGCAAACTTTACTACCTTGAGATCCCACCCACGCTCTTTGCCCCAGTGGTCCTAGCAGTCGCAAAGAATGGCCTTGCTGAGAACGCCTTCTTCCTCATCGAGAAGCCCTTCGGCCACGATCTCGCCTCAGCGAAGGAACTCAACGATCAGCTCCACGCCGTCGTTGATGAATCCCAAATTTTGCGAATTGACCACTTTCTCGGCAAGCAGCCGGTACTCGATCTGTTCTACCTTCGCTTCGCCAATGCCATCCTTGAGCCACTTTGGAATCGGGATCACGTCTCGGCGATTCACGTCAATATGACTGAGGACTTCGGCGTCGAGGACCGCGGGGCGTTCTACGATCCGGTCGGCGCCCTCCGCGATGTCGTCCAAAATCACCTGCTGCAAGTGTTAGCACTTGTGCTCATGGAGGCCCCAAGCGAGCGCGGCGACCAAGCGCTCTGGGACCGAAAGGCGGACGTCTTCAAGGCGATGGCGACCGTCGATCCATCACAGGTGATCCGTGGCCAATACGAGGGCTATCAAACCGTCCCTGGTGTTCGATCGGGATCGACAACCGAGACCTATATCGCGCTCCGACTCGCCGTCAATAGCTGGCGATGGGAGGGGGTGCCGATCTTTCTTCGTGCCGGCAAAGCCCTTGCGGCCACCGCGACCGAGGTCCGGCTGATCTTCCGCCATCCACCCAAACTCACATCGTTGGATCTGCCAACGCATGTGGCACCGAATCAGGTGATCCTGCGCATCGACCCCGAACCTGGCCTACGAATGAGCCTGTTTTCCAAGGGTGCCGACAGCACTGGGGTTGATCAGGTTCACCTTGACCTACCTTTTGCAAAGGAGTTAGGCCGTGCCCCGGAGCCGTATCAGCTGCTCTTTGGCCACGCGCTGGAAGGCAACCACGCGCTCTTCACGCGCGAAGACGTCGTCGAGGAGACCTGGCGCGTCCTCGATCCCATCGTGCATAGCGGCTCCAAGCCTGCGACCTATCAGCGTGGCACCTGGGGGCCCGTCGAGGCGGACGCGCTTGTACGAGGGCACCTAGGGTGGCAAGAGCCATGGATCGACTGA